A region of the Leeuwenhoekiella sp. MAR_2009_132 genome:
GTCCTCCCAGTTGCTAAATTCTTCAAAAGTACAATCAAGTGATTGCTTAGATTGTAGTTGTGTTATAAAGCGAAGGGTTTCTTTATTTGCGTAAAAAACCAGTTGAGCTCCAGTGTTTTTAGCAATGTTCCAGATCTTGACAATCCAAAAGGGGAAACCCATATCTTTTTCTGAATTTTCTGGCACAATGATCAGGTGTCTTTTAATAGTATTTAAAGGTTGAGCAGGTTTGTAAACCAGCGTAGTGGTGTTACACTTTGTAAGAATACCTTCGGTTAGGTTGCCTAAAAAAGAATCAGAAATACCTTTGCTTATGTGAAGGCCTAATATTAAATCGGTTATTTTTTGTTCTTTAACTACGCTTGTAATTCCGTTAACAATACTGGAGTCGTAGCGCAAAATCTCCTGAAGTCTGTTATCTGTGGCAGAAGCGGTAATTGTAGCTTTATTTAAAATTTTCTGGGCCTGTTTGTCACTGGTATTATCTATTATGCTGTTATCAACAATACTTAAGGCATACAAGCCATCTTTATTGGTTTTTGATTTAACAGTAATTCCTAAATTAATGAGTTCGTCTATAGTGTCAATATTGCTAATAGGTATTAATACTCTTTCGTTGTTTTCAAGAATATCAGATTCAGCATTTAAACTTTCAGAAAGGGCTATATTTTTAGCACCCCGCTGCGCAACAAACGAAGCGATAGTACAGGTAAACAAAATCATTAAAATTGTTCCGTTTAAAATGTTTTCGCTGAGTAAGCGTATGGGCTCACCAGCTGGCGTTTCACCAGTAATAATATTATAACCTACTAAGACGGCTGCCAGTGTAGCAGCTGCCTGAGCATTACTTAAACCAAAAATTAACCGACGTTGATCTGCAGAAAATTGAAACGTTTTTTGAGTAAACCAGGCAGCTAAAAATTTTGCTGAAGTCGCAACAATAATCATAACTAGCGCCACTTTTATGGTAACAAGATCATTAAAGAATACGCGGTAATCTATAAGCATTCCTACCCCAATAAGAAAAAACGGAATAAATATGGCATTGCCCACAAACTCGATGCGATTCATTAAAGGAGAGGTATGTGGTATTAAGCGGTTAAGCGCTAAACCAGATAAGAATGCTCCTATAATGGCTTCTACTCCTGCCAGTTCTGCTAAAACAGCTCCAAGAAACACCATAACCAGAACAAAAATATATTGAGATACACTATCGTCAAATCGCTTAAAAAACCATCGGCCAATGATAGGGAAGAGTATCATTACTGTTAAACCAAATAACAAGATATATATGGTAAGTCTAATCCAAAATAATGTATTTACTTCTCCCGTTGTCATACCTACAATAACGGCCAAGACGAGTAGAGCTAAAGTATCTGTAATTAAGGTACCGCCTACAGTTATATTAACAGCTATATTTTTTGCAACCCCCATTTTACTAACTAACGGGTATGCTATTAAGGTATGAGAGGCAAACATACTGGCTAATAAAACAGATGTAGGAATTGAAAGTTTAAGAAGATACAGACCGGCGAGTGTTCCTAATAGCATAGGAATACAAAATGTATATAGTCCAAAAATGATACTCTTTTTACTATTCTTTTTAAAGTCTGCCAGATCTATCTCTAATCCTGCCAAAAACATTATATATAAAAGCCCGGCAGTACCCGAAAGAATAATACCATTATCCCGTTCTATAAGATTGATGCCTTTGGGACCTACCAGTGCTCCGGCAATAATTAATCCCAATAGATACGGTATTTTTATCTTATTCAGAATAATAGGAGCAAAGAGAATAATTACCAGTATTAAAAGAAATTTCAATACAGGATTGGTAAGCGGTAAGGCCAATTCTAGAAGCATCAAAATAAGAAAATGTTAGTTTTTAATACCTATTTATCAAGCCTGCAGCTCAATAGTCTCAGGAAGTAAATCTAATCTTATAATTGATTCAGAAATCTTAAAAAATGAGATAGCGTGAAATAATTTTCAGCCAAAATTTTTAACTAAACTTTTAATTTAGTCTGTATCATTTTAAGCCTTTTACAATCTTTTTAATACGGAAAAAGGCATTATCTAATTTTAAATAATGCCTTTTTTTTAATAAACGCATTTACTGGTAGATTCTATTATTAATCTCGTGCAACGGAGAAAACTATTAGATTACGTTAAATACAAATCCTAATAGCCAATATAAAATAGCAAACACGACTATAGTTCCTATACAGCCACAACGGCCACCACCTATTTTTTTTGCGCCATATCCGGCAATTAATGCTCTAAATAAATTTTTCATTGTATTGCTTAGTTTGTTCTGTTGCTAAATTACTTTTTTCTTTTTAGCCAAGTGTTTTTTACTACAGATTAACAATACTTTATACTCTCAAGCTAGAATCTGCAAGAGCACCTTTGTAATTTTAATCTAATCAAGTTGATGGCTAGACGTTGTTGAATGCTTACATAATAAATGAATTAAATACCTATGAAAAATAAACAATTAGGAAAGACAGATTTAAAAATACCACCTATCACTTTTGGCGGCAATGTTTTTGGATGGACAGCAGATAAGAAAACCTCTTTCTATTTGTTAGATGCACTGTTAGATAGAGGATTCAACTTTATAGACTCTGCTAATGTATATTCATATTGGGCAGCGGGGAATTCTGGTGGTGAAAGTGAAACAATATTAGGAGAGTGGATGCAAGCGCGTAAAAATCGAGATAAAATTATACTTGCAACAAAAGTAGGTAGCCCTATGGGGGCTGGTGCACCTAATCTATCTGCATCTTATATAAACGAGCAAATAGAATTGAGTTTAAAACGTTTACAAACTGAATATGTAGATGTTTATTTTAGTCATAAATATGATGACAGCACCCCACAACGGGAGACCTTATCTGTTTATAAGAATTTAATAAATGCGGGTAAAGTGCGTCATATAGGTGCTTCTAATTTTCCTTTAGCAATTTTAAGGGAGGCAATAGCACTTTCTAAAGAAGATAGTTTACCGCGATATGAGGTGATTCAACCTGAATATAATCTTATGGAACGCTCAGGTTTTGAAGGTGAATATCAACGTTTTTGTGTAGAAAATGAACTGAGTGTAACTAGTTATTTTACATTGGCCAGCGGTTTTCTTACCGGTAAATATGATTCAAAAGATGCGGCTGCTGGTAAAGATCGTGAACCTTTTTTAAAAAAGTATTTTAATGACAAAGGCGAGGCGGTTTTAAAAGCTTTAAAAAAAATTGCTCATAAACACCAGGTATCTGAAGCTGCAGTAACACTTGCATGGACGATGGCCCAACCTGGTATAACGTCTCCTATAGCCAGTGCAACGAAGAAAGAACATTTGCAGGCATTTGATGAGGCGCTTCTCTTAAATCTAGATCAGGAAGATCAAGATCGTTTAAATGCAGCTAGTAAATAATTATATAACCCTAACCTACAACCAATGAAATCTATATTTTTAAAATCTACAGCAATTCTGCTATTAATTACTTTTAGTAGTTGCCAGAATAGCACAAATAATAAGGAAAACACGGAAGTTTTAAACCTTGAAAAAAGTACTTCAGACTCACTTACTGAAAAAGCCAAAGAGCGACTAGAAAAAGTTCCTCAGGGAATGCGCAACAGCGATCTTTTTAGCACAGAAATTTTAAAACCAACACAACTTTTTGATAATGTCTATTACATAGGTTATGTGGGTGTGGGTGTGTTTTTAATTAATACAACAGATGGTCTTATTTTAATAGACAGTATGTGGAATCAAAATGATGCAGAAACTGTGATTGTTCCGGGTATTAAGGAGTTGGGTTTTGATCCTGCACAGGTGAAAAAGATTCTAATAACCCATGAGCATTCAGACCATTATGGGGGAGCACGCTTCTTTGAAAAAAACTACGGTTCTGAAGTCCTAATGAGTAAAACAGCCTGGGAGGGTTTGCATAGTAACGATGCTGAAGTATTAACTGATCCTTTTGGAAATTTATCTAGTGAACTTGAAGTTCCTAAACAATATACTGAAGTTAAAAATGGTGAGAACATTAGTTTAGGTGATAAATCGATAACCGTTTATCTTACTCCAGGTCACGCACCCGGTGGACTGTCGTTACTATTTTCGGTAGAAGAGCAGGGAGAGAAACATACAGTTGCATTATGGGGAGGCACAGGTTTACCTAAAACCTTAGAGGCTAACCAGAATTACCTTAACTCCCTTAATATGTTTCAGGACGCAGCCAACAAAGCTCAAGCAGATGTAAATTTATCAAACCATCCTTTTACCATAGGACTTGTACAAGACATGGAAACTTTAAGATCAAATGCTACTGGTGATACAAATCCCCTTATTAAGGGTAATGAAAATCTGAACCAATATTTTAATACCAATTTAAAACCCAAAGTCCTTGAAAAAATACAAGAATTAAAATCAGAAAAAGAAAAAAACAATTAAGGTAAATTAACATGCCTAAAGTTTTTTTTACCAAAATATGCACTTTATAGCCTTGATTTTAATGTAAACTGATGCTATTTTTTTATATAATCAGTAACAAATATTAAAAAAGGAAAAGAATTAGATAATTTATTAGGAGCCTAACAGCTTGTAATTACTATATTTTAGACGTTTTATTAAATTTTAACAAACGCTGTTAAGAACTTCTTAACAGCGTTTTTGTTTTAGGAGTTTTAAATTGTCGCAACTAAAAAATTAACTATGAAGATAAAACTTTACCCTATTGCAGCCTTTACGTTTGCAATGATGACGGTAGTTTCTTGCGCAAGTACTAAACAGACAAAAAAGGGAGCTGCAGCTGCAGCCTCAGAAAAGTCTGAAAAACCAAAAGGAGGCCTCAAACCGTATGACAAAGTCATTACAAAAGATGCTATTTCAGATGCAGGTCTTTTTACAGTTCACAAAGTAGATGATGATTATTTCTACGAGATCGCAGACAGTCTTTTTAATCGCGAGATGCTTATGGTAAGCCGAATCGCTAAAACCGCTTCAGGTATTGGTTTTGGTGGTGGAAAGGCAAATACTGAAGTCTTACGCTGGGAGAAAAAAGATAAGAAAGTATTGGTACGCGTAGTTTCTCATCAGATTTTTGCTGCAGATTCCTTACCAATTCACGAAGCTGTAACCAATTCAAATTTTGAACCGGTTCTTTTCTCATTTGATATTAAAGCAATTAGTAAAGATTCTACTAAAACTGTAATTCAGGTAAATGATTTGTACAATACAGATGTACAGGCATTAGGGATGCCGGGATATTATAGAGAACAGTTTAAGGTCTCTAATGTAGACAAAGACCGAAGCTATATCGAAAGTCTTAAAAGTTATCCGCTTAATATTGAAGCAAGACACGTAAAGACTTACAATGCAAAAAATGCACCTAGTAATGGTAGCTTAGGTTCTATTACCGTTGAGATGAATAACAGTATGGTTCTTCTACCTAAAGTACCTATGGAAAGACGCTATTTTGATGAGCGCGTAGGCTGGTTTGCCAGAGGCCAGGTAGATTATGGTCTTGATGCTCAAGAGAGTAAAACGGTACGTTATTTAGACCGTTGGAGATTAGAAGTAAAGCCAGAAGATGTTGCTAAGTTTAATGCAGGCGAACTGGTTGAACCAAAAAAACAAATTGTTTATTATGTAGACCGTGCAACTCCAAAACAATGGGTTCCTTATATTAAACAAGGTATTGAAGATTGGCAGGTTGCTTTTGAAGCAGCAGGTTTTAAAAATGCAATTATAGCTAAAGAAGCCCCTAGTGTAGAAGAAGATCCAGAATGGTCTCCAGAAGATATTCGTTTTTCTGTAGTGCGCTATTTAGCTTCTCCTATTCCTAATGCAAACGGTCCTCACGTAAGTGATCCGCGTAGTGGAGAGATTTTAGAATCTGATATCAACTGGTACCATAACGTAATGACTTTATTGCGTAACTGGTATTTTGTACAAACAGCGGCAATTAATCCTGATGCACGTGGCGTAGCATTTAAAGATGAGATAATGGGACGTTTAATTCGTTTTGTATCTTCTCACGAAGTAGGACATACCTTAGGTTTACCACACAATATGGGAAGCAGTGTAGCATATCCTGTAGATTCATTAAGATCAAAAAGTTTTACTGAAAAATATGGTACCGCTCCGTCAATTATGGATTATGCACGATTTAATTATATAGCACAACCAGGTGATGAAGGCGTTTCTATGATGCCTAACATAGGTATTTATGATAAATATGCGATTAACTGGGGTTACAGACCTATTTTAGATAAAAAAGAAAAGGCAGAAAAACCTATTCTTGATCAGTGGATTTTAGAGCACGCAGGTGATCCTATGTACCGTTTTGGTTCTCAGCAACGCGAAGTTGTCGACCCTAGCTCTCAAACTGAAGATCTAGGCGATGATGCTGTAAAAGCAAGTAATTATGGTATTGCAAATCTAAAACGTATTATTCCTAATCTAATAGAGTGGACTGCAGAAGACGGTAAAACTTATGAAGATTTAGGTACGTTATACGGGCAGGTTTTAGCACAATACAACCGCTATATGGGGCACGTTTCTAATAATATAGGTGGTGTTTATGAATACTATAAGACTTATGATCAGGATGGTGTTGTATATATGCCAGTTCCTAAAGAGCGTCAAAAGGAAAGTCTACAGTTTTTACAGGATCAATTATTTACAACTCCGGAGTGGATGATAGATACTGAGATTTTAAATCGAATTGAACACGACGGAAATATTGAGCGTATACGAGCGACTCAGGTACGTACTTTAGACAATGTTCTTGATTTTGGTCGTATGGGACGTATGATTGAAAATGAAGCGCTTAATGGTAAAGATGCGTATACATTAACGCAAATGATGACAGACTTACGTACCGGTATCTTCAGTGAACTTACAAATGGCAAGAAAATAGATACTTACCGTCGTAATTTACAGCGTGCTTATGTAGAGCGTTTAGAATATTTATTAACTAAAGATCAGAGTGGCCGTAATGCTACAGATGTTAAAGTGAGCCAGTCAGATATTAGAGCTGTTTCCCGTGCAGAGTTAAATACTTTAAAACGTCTTGTTACAACTGCAGCAACACGTTCTGGAGATACTTTAAGCAGATATCACTTGCAAGATTTAAAAGAGCGTATCGATTTAATTTTAGATCCTCGATAGCATCATATATGTTTTAATTAAAAAGACCGGCTTTATAGCCGGTCTTTTTTGTATTATAAACTTTTTAATCTAAATTATTAATTGATAAATAAGAAACACTTTAATTTTTGCTGAGTTGAGTAGTAGATAGATTTAAATGAAATACTATGAGTTGTCTGATACTTGCCTTAGCGTATAAGAACCTTCTATTTGGTGAATTATTTCTTCTTTCTGATTACGATTTACTTTTGAAAATTTTAAAATTAAGGGATAGATAAAACCCAACAGTAAAAGTAAAGATGCCAGCAAAACCAGCGTTGTTATATCTGCAAATTGATTTCCCGCAGTTAAAATGCCTAATATTAAAACGACTGACAGTGGAAACGAAATGGCTAGTATGCTAATAGCATAATTCTGATTGAAGGTTTTGCTGCCCTCAGCAACTTTTTTCTCATATTTATCAACGGCTGCAATATGCGCAAATGGCCAGAAACTACAGGCGCTCAATCCAAATGCAAGTAATAAAAGGCGATCTTGAGACAATGTTATTTCAGTAATCAAAATTATTCCTACACATAGAATAATAACTACACCCGCTCGTACTAAAAGTAAAGAAGCAATTTCAAAAAACTGACTTCGTTTTACATTCACAGAAAGTCCTATAAATAGTAATACTAAAGGAGTCATTAAGATACTTAATCTACTAAAGCTTTCACTTATTAAATAGGGTAGACTGGTTAAATTAAATCCTGTAAAAAGCAAAATTAAAGCGGCAACGATTAAAATATTTACAGGTTCT
Encoded here:
- a CDS encoding cation:proton antiporter; protein product: MLLELALPLTNPVLKFLLILVIILFAPIILNKIKIPYLLGLIIAGALVGPKGINLIERDNGIILSGTAGLLYIMFLAGLEIDLADFKKNSKKSIIFGLYTFCIPMLLGTLAGLYLLKLSIPTSVLLASMFASHTLIAYPLVSKMGVAKNIAVNITVGGTLITDTLALLVLAVIVGMTTGEVNTLFWIRLTIYILLFGLTVMILFPIIGRWFFKRFDDSVSQYIFVLVMVFLGAVLAELAGVEAIIGAFLSGLALNRLIPHTSPLMNRIEFVGNAIFIPFFLIGVGMLIDYRVFFNDLVTIKVALVMIIVATSAKFLAAWFTQKTFQFSADQRRLIFGLSNAQAAATLAAVLVGYNIITGETPAGEPIRLLSENILNGTILMILFTCTIASFVAQRGAKNIALSESLNAESDILENNERVLIPISNIDTIDELINLGITVKSKTNKDGLYALSIVDNSIIDNTSDKQAQKILNKATITASATDNRLQEILRYDSSIVNGITSVVKEQKITDLILGLHISKGISDSFLGNLTEGILTKCNTTTLVYKPAQPLNTIKRHLIIVPENSEKDMGFPFWIVKIWNIAKNTGAQLVFYANKETLRFITQLQSKQSLDCTFEEFSNWEDFLILAKNFKQDDNLILVLSRIDKPSYNNTMSKIPTYLNKYFKETSYMLIYPMQAGALNSSKIDFKNPTLNAPLEKLDQLGKSIARLFRKKSK
- a CDS encoding aldo/keto reductase; protein product: MKNKQLGKTDLKIPPITFGGNVFGWTADKKTSFYLLDALLDRGFNFIDSANVYSYWAAGNSGGESETILGEWMQARKNRDKIILATKVGSPMGAGAPNLSASYINEQIELSLKRLQTEYVDVYFSHKYDDSTPQRETLSVYKNLINAGKVRHIGASNFPLAILREAIALSKEDSLPRYEVIQPEYNLMERSGFEGEYQRFCVENELSVTSYFTLASGFLTGKYDSKDAAAGKDREPFLKKYFNDKGEAVLKALKKIAHKHQVSEAAVTLAWTMAQPGITSPIASATKKEHLQAFDEALLLNLDQEDQDRLNAASK
- a CDS encoding MBL fold metallo-hydrolase encodes the protein MKSIFLKSTAILLLITFSSCQNSTNNKENTEVLNLEKSTSDSLTEKAKERLEKVPQGMRNSDLFSTEILKPTQLFDNVYYIGYVGVGVFLINTTDGLILIDSMWNQNDAETVIVPGIKELGFDPAQVKKILITHEHSDHYGGARFFEKNYGSEVLMSKTAWEGLHSNDAEVLTDPFGNLSSELEVPKQYTEVKNGENISLGDKSITVYLTPGHAPGGLSLLFSVEEQGEKHTVALWGGTGLPKTLEANQNYLNSLNMFQDAANKAQADVNLSNHPFTIGLVQDMETLRSNATGDTNPLIKGNENLNQYFNTNLKPKVLEKIQELKSEKEKNN
- a CDS encoding zinc-dependent metalloprotease, translating into MKIKLYPIAAFTFAMMTVVSCASTKQTKKGAAAAASEKSEKPKGGLKPYDKVITKDAISDAGLFTVHKVDDDYFYEIADSLFNREMLMVSRIAKTASGIGFGGGKANTEVLRWEKKDKKVLVRVVSHQIFAADSLPIHEAVTNSNFEPVLFSFDIKAISKDSTKTVIQVNDLYNTDVQALGMPGYYREQFKVSNVDKDRSYIESLKSYPLNIEARHVKTYNAKNAPSNGSLGSITVEMNNSMVLLPKVPMERRYFDERVGWFARGQVDYGLDAQESKTVRYLDRWRLEVKPEDVAKFNAGELVEPKKQIVYYVDRATPKQWVPYIKQGIEDWQVAFEAAGFKNAIIAKEAPSVEEDPEWSPEDIRFSVVRYLASPIPNANGPHVSDPRSGEILESDINWYHNVMTLLRNWYFVQTAAINPDARGVAFKDEIMGRLIRFVSSHEVGHTLGLPHNMGSSVAYPVDSLRSKSFTEKYGTAPSIMDYARFNYIAQPGDEGVSMMPNIGIYDKYAINWGYRPILDKKEKAEKPILDQWILEHAGDPMYRFGSQQREVVDPSSQTEDLGDDAVKASNYGIANLKRIIPNLIEWTAEDGKTYEDLGTLYGQVLAQYNRYMGHVSNNIGGVYEYYKTYDQDGVVYMPVPKERQKESLQFLQDQLFTTPEWMIDTEILNRIEHDGNIERIRATQVRTLDNVLDFGRMGRMIENEALNGKDAYTLTQMMTDLRTGIFSELTNGKKIDTYRRNLQRAYVERLEYLLTKDQSGRNATDVKVSQSDIRAVSRAELNTLKRLVTTAATRSGDTLSRYHLQDLKERIDLILDPR